One genomic window of Terriglobales bacterium includes the following:
- a CDS encoding FxLYD domain-containing protein: MADEQEPLRLGQSGDEERAPWAPIGIGVVLIVLVIGALIFFSRSEAPSTSGEPHPYAASLKFADLKLSTAENFVGGSVTYLDGTLTNSGDKTVSNVSVELTFRNTLGEVVQKESMRVMALDESGPYPDIRDLRAAPIAPGKSRPIRLTLEHISADWNRAAPDIKITNVSTK; encoded by the coding sequence ATGGCCGACGAGCAGGAACCGCTGCGACTTGGGCAATCGGGCGACGAGGAACGCGCGCCCTGGGCGCCCATCGGCATCGGCGTCGTCCTCATCGTGCTGGTCATCGGCGCGCTCATCTTCTTCTCGCGCAGCGAGGCGCCGAGCACCTCGGGAGAGCCGCATCCCTACGCCGCCAGCCTGAAGTTCGCCGACCTGAAGCTCTCCACCGCCGAAAACTTCGTGGGCGGCAGCGTGACCTACCTCGACGGCACGCTCACCAACTCCGGCGACAAGACGGTGAGCAACGTTTCGGTCGAGCTCACCTTCCGCAACACGCTCGGCGAGGTGGTGCAGAAGGAATCGATGCGCGTGATGGCGCTCGACGAGTCGGGCCCGTACCCCGACATCCGCGACCTGCGCGCCGCGCCCATCGCGCCCGGCAAGTCGCGCCCCATTCGGCTCACGCTGGAGCACATCTCGGCCGACTGGAACCGCGCCGCCCCCGACATCAAGATCACCAACGTCAGCACGAAGTAG
- a CDS encoding YbjQ family protein: MSLPITTTFNFDGYRIKEYKGVVRGIIVRSPTIAQGILGGLKNIIGGQIGAYTEMCEQAREQAYQLLIQHAQQMGANAVVGVRYDASEVVSQHAATEVLCYGTAVVIEPIQ, from the coding sequence GTGAGCCTTCCGATCACGACCACCTTCAACTTCGACGGCTATCGCATCAAGGAATACAAAGGCGTGGTGCGCGGCATCATCGTGCGCTCGCCGACCATCGCGCAGGGGATCCTGGGAGGCCTCAAGAACATCATCGGCGGGCAGATCGGCGCCTACACCGAGATGTGCGAGCAGGCGCGCGAGCAGGCCTACCAGCTGCTCATCCAGCACGCGCAGCAGATGGGCGCGAACGCGGTGGTGGGCGTGCGCTACGACGCCAGCGAAGTCGTCTCGCAGCACGCCGCGACGGAAGTGCTGTGCTATGGGACCGCGGTCGTCATTGAGCCGATCCAGTAG
- the selD gene encoding selenide, water dikinase SelD, whose protein sequence is MATEVTKVRLTEAAKAAGUASKLSPAALDSVLGRLARQHDPNVLVGFDKADDAGVYRISPEQALVQTVDFFTPIVDDPFTFGAIAATNALSDVYAMGGRPLTALALVCFPEKGDLAVLEQILAGGLSKMIEAGCTVVGGHSIRDEDVKFGYAVTGTIDPRRIFTNSGAHAGDALLLTKPLGTGVISTAIKKAKAEQAWIDAATTSMTTLNKTAAEIMARPGFGVHAATDVTGFGLIGHARELALGSGVALRIASAKVPALAGAMECIRAGYVPGGLKNNREFAECVVGYEGNVPDDVKALLFDPQTAGGLLISVPAANADALLAALRAAQLEAERIGEVVATTKPLISVR, encoded by the coding sequence ATGGCGACAGAGGTCACCAAGGTCCGCCTCACCGAGGCCGCGAAAGCCGCGGGTTGAGCGTCGAAGCTCAGTCCGGCGGCGCTGGACTCGGTGCTTGGGAGATTAGCCCGGCAACACGACCCGAACGTGCTGGTCGGCTTCGACAAAGCCGACGACGCCGGGGTGTATCGCATCTCGCCCGAGCAGGCGCTGGTGCAGACCGTCGACTTCTTCACGCCCATCGTGGACGACCCGTTCACCTTCGGCGCCATCGCGGCCACCAACGCGCTCTCCGACGTCTACGCCATGGGCGGCCGCCCGCTCACCGCGCTCGCGCTCGTCTGCTTCCCGGAAAAAGGCGACCTCGCGGTGCTGGAGCAGATCCTCGCCGGCGGATTGTCGAAGATGATCGAAGCGGGCTGCACGGTCGTGGGCGGCCACTCCATCCGCGACGAGGACGTGAAGTTCGGCTACGCGGTCACCGGCACCATCGACCCGCGGCGCATCTTCACCAACTCCGGCGCGCACGCGGGCGACGCGCTCCTCCTCACCAAGCCACTCGGCACCGGCGTGATCTCCACCGCCATCAAGAAGGCGAAGGCGGAGCAGGCGTGGATCGACGCCGCGACCACGTCGATGACCACGCTCAACAAGACCGCGGCGGAGATCATGGCGCGCCCGGGATTCGGCGTGCACGCCGCCACCGACGTCACCGGCTTCGGCCTCATCGGCCACGCGCGCGAGCTGGCGCTCGGCTCCGGCGTCGCGCTGCGCATCGCGAGCGCGAAAGTCCCGGCGCTGGCTGGCGCGATGGAGTGCATCCGCGCCGGGTATGTCCCCGGCGGCTTGAAGAACAACCGCGAGTTCGCGGAGTGCGTGGTCGGGTACGAGGGCAACGTCCCGGACGACGTGAAGGCGCTGTTGTTCGACCCGCAGACGGCCGGCGGCCTGCTGATCTCCGTCCCCGCGGCGAATGCGGACGCGCTGCTCGCCGCGCTCCGCGCCGCGCAGCTGGAGGCCGAGCGCATCGGCGAGGTCGTCGCGACCACCAAGCCGCTCATCTCCGTCCGGTAG
- a CDS encoding TldD/PmbA family protein, with protein sequence MTPDLKELATSVVKRAMQGGAHAAECVVREGDEFSTVVRMGQVETLKESGGRSMGLRVFYQTPEGQRAASTYTSDFSKEGVEQMLSGALALAQVTSIDPHAGLPEPAQFGQVAGDLGLYFDDVYSLPTEERIAQARRAEQAAMSADKRISNSEGGSFDAATGRKVLANSLGFVGEYQRSYCSLSAVPIAQDSEGGSMQRDFWYSVARTLAKLDSPEHVGKVAAERTVRRLGARKVPTARVPVVFEPMVARALVENIFEAVNGDAVYRGASFLAGKLGEQVAGENVNVVDDGAMPGGFGTSPFDGEGVPTRRTVVIDKGVLKSYLLNTYTARKLGMATTGNAARGLAGVPGIGVGNFFLQPGTKAPQQIIGEIADGLYVTEFLGFGVNLVTGDFSRGASGLWIRNGELAFPVEEITVAGNLRDMIRSITAIGSDLEFRGAVASPTIRIDGLTVAGE encoded by the coding sequence ATGACTCCGGACCTGAAAGAACTCGCAACCAGCGTCGTGAAGCGGGCCATGCAGGGCGGCGCGCACGCCGCCGAGTGCGTGGTGCGCGAGGGCGACGAGTTCTCCACCGTCGTGCGCATGGGCCAGGTCGAGACGCTGAAGGAATCCGGCGGCCGCTCCATGGGCCTGCGCGTCTTCTACCAGACGCCCGAAGGCCAGCGCGCCGCTTCCACCTACACCAGCGATTTCTCCAAGGAAGGCGTGGAGCAGATGCTCTCCGGCGCGCTCGCGCTCGCGCAGGTCACCAGCATCGACCCGCACGCCGGCCTGCCCGAGCCCGCGCAGTTCGGCCAGGTCGCCGGCGACCTCGGCCTCTACTTCGACGACGTCTACTCGCTGCCCACCGAGGAGCGCATCGCGCAGGCGCGCCGCGCCGAGCAGGCGGCCATGTCCGCCGACAAGCGCATCTCGAACTCCGAAGGCGGCTCGTTCGACGCCGCCACCGGACGCAAGGTACTGGCGAACTCGCTCGGCTTCGTCGGCGAATACCAGCGCTCGTATTGCTCGCTCTCCGCCGTGCCCATCGCGCAGGATTCCGAAGGCGGCTCGATGCAGCGCGACTTCTGGTACTCGGTCGCGCGCACGCTCGCTAAGCTCGATTCGCCCGAGCACGTCGGCAAGGTCGCCGCCGAGCGGACGGTGCGCCGCCTGGGCGCGCGCAAGGTCCCCACCGCCAGGGTCCCCGTCGTCTTCGAGCCCATGGTCGCGCGCGCGCTGGTCGAGAACATCTTTGAAGCGGTGAACGGCGACGCCGTCTACCGCGGCGCCTCGTTCCTGGCCGGCAAGCTGGGCGAGCAGGTCGCGGGCGAGAACGTGAACGTGGTGGACGACGGCGCCATGCCGGGCGGCTTCGGCACCTCGCCCTTCGACGGCGAGGGCGTGCCCACGCGCCGCACCGTCGTCATCGACAAGGGCGTGCTCAAGTCCTACCTGCTGAACACCTACACCGCGCGCAAGCTCGGCATGGCCACTACCGGCAACGCCGCGCGCGGCCTCGCCGGTGTTCCCGGCATCGGGGTGGGGAACTTCTTCCTCCAGCCCGGCACGAAGGCGCCGCAGCAGATCATCGGCGAGATCGCCGACGGCCTCTACGTCACCGAGTTCCTCGGCTTTGGCGTGAACCTGGTCACCGGAGACTTCTCGCGCGGCGCCAGCGGCCTGTGGATCAGGAACGGCGAGCTGGCCTTCCCGGTGGAGGAGATCACGGTCGCCGGCAACCTGCGCGACATGATCCGCAGCATCACCGCCATCGGGAGCGACCTCGAGTTCCGTGGCGCGGTCGCCTCCCCCACCATCCGCATCGACGGCCTGACCGTCGCCGGCGAATAA